In Arthrobacter ramosus, one DNA window encodes the following:
- a CDS encoding helix-turn-helix domain-containing protein, producing the protein MTAGYAPVSVRDLLTETVLAAAVVVAGRQGLDRPVRDLSWYSGELATTANGHLMVCAAAAVTPSYRLEALVRRAESAGVAALLIASEEQPPLLSTLRLADRLGIPVLSVVGADLVDLLHRLTIRVRAPEVQRARLIEDVVRRLSTKTTAEDILAALGLALSQSVWLLSSDGSAIHGEPISLPSTLRLDLTVPQHSDPSADGQILIHPVTEPGSTQAAAWLASHTAASNEHERIATASALAVAEPYVRAWLISQRVAAERDSVFHGRLLADLIAGQGVVSQDVVERALSAGWRLQDWHVGIHLVRTARVPDPLRDDPVTSMRKLRNALAAQKLIGPVVDRGDGWTVWISSATEPPSSDGRRVLRSVRLMLAQLPAHWEVVAGVGRVHHGPGGLASTLLEARDAATLARTHEYRPAAEHIDELGVARLLAAWQDSEILRAFAETALAPLKGVDGGQLLRTLQAYLEAGGSVSTTSIVLGLHRNTVTARLHRLRERLGVDLDDPNQRLALQLACRSIETEHG; encoded by the coding sequence ATGACCGCCGGGTACGCGCCGGTCAGCGTGCGGGATCTCCTCACCGAAACGGTGCTCGCCGCCGCCGTCGTCGTCGCCGGCAGGCAAGGACTCGATCGTCCCGTCCGGGACTTGAGCTGGTACAGCGGGGAGCTCGCGACGACGGCGAACGGTCACCTCATGGTGTGCGCCGCGGCAGCGGTGACGCCGTCCTACCGCCTGGAGGCCCTCGTCCGGCGGGCCGAATCGGCTGGCGTCGCCGCCCTGCTGATCGCCTCCGAGGAACAACCACCCCTGCTCTCCACCCTCCGCCTTGCCGACCGTCTTGGCATCCCTGTGCTGTCCGTTGTGGGAGCCGACCTCGTGGACCTGCTCCACCGGCTCACCATCCGGGTCCGTGCACCGGAAGTGCAGAGGGCCAGGCTTATCGAGGACGTCGTCCGCCGCCTCAGCACTAAGACAACGGCAGAAGACATTCTGGCCGCGTTGGGCTTGGCGTTGTCCCAATCGGTCTGGTTGCTCTCATCAGACGGGAGTGCGATCCACGGGGAACCCATCAGCCTGCCTTCCACGCTCAGGCTGGACCTGACCGTCCCGCAGCACAGCGATCCCTCCGCCGACGGACAGATTCTGATCCATCCCGTGACCGAGCCGGGCTCCACGCAGGCCGCCGCTTGGCTCGCGTCCCACACAGCCGCCAGCAACGAACACGAGCGCATTGCCACCGCCAGTGCCCTGGCGGTTGCCGAACCTTATGTCCGAGCATGGCTCATTAGCCAGCGGGTAGCAGCCGAAAGGGATTCCGTGTTCCACGGCCGCCTTCTCGCGGACCTGATCGCTGGGCAAGGCGTAGTCAGCCAGGATGTCGTGGAACGCGCGCTGTCCGCAGGTTGGCGGCTCCAGGACTGGCACGTGGGAATTCATTTGGTCCGGACCGCCAGGGTGCCGGATCCTTTGCGGGATGATCCGGTCACGTCGATGAGGAAGCTTCGGAACGCCCTTGCGGCCCAAAAGCTCATAGGCCCCGTGGTGGACCGCGGTGATGGGTGGACAGTTTGGATCAGCAGCGCCACCGAACCGCCGTCGTCGGATGGCCGCCGGGTCTTGCGTTCGGTACGCCTCATGCTGGCCCAGCTGCCCGCGCACTGGGAGGTGGTGGCCGGAGTGGGGCGCGTTCATCACGGACCCGGCGGGTTGGCCAGCACCCTCCTGGAGGCCCGCGACGCAGCAACATTGGCGAGGACGCACGAATACCGTCCTGCGGCCGAGCACATCGATGAGCTCGGCGTCGCGAGGCTTCTGGCTGCGTGGCAGGATTCCGAGATCTTGCGGGCTTTCGCCGAGACCGCGTTGGCCCCGCTCAAAGGCGTAGACGGCGGCCAACTCCTGCGCACCTTGCAGGCCTACCTTGAGGCCGGGGGCTCGGTGTCCACCACGAGCATCGTTCTGGGCCTACACCGCAACACCGTCACGGCACGCCTGCACCGCCTCCGCGAGCGCCTGGGCGTGGATCTGGATGATCCCAACCAGCGGCTGGCACTTCAATTGGCCTGCCGCAGCATCGAGACCGAGCACGGTTAA
- a CDS encoding DUF917 domain-containing protein has protein sequence MERYLGADDVSALAAGAGLLGSGGGGDVAVGARLLRHALQSRGRARLVAAGDLPPDMVVVHVGLAGAPDVVAERPPGGEDFANAVTALAGALRQRVGAIGVIEIGGLNALIPLVAAQVLGLPVVDGDLMGRAFPRISQTTLAAAGHPATPMAVVGPAGDSVIIESASIDAADRIMRANVAALGGAAAVALYPCRAGTLAALGLPGSLSGCLALGQALVASAGLSVSQLAKRLGGELLCEGRVDEIRPRRGDLPGSLTLTDRSAGHILRLDMLDEYLNVAIDGVSRASAPDVLAVLDPVTFVPVPPDRLRSGQSIALLRLPPIPGWPDGVEGLIGLTAFGIDAGQPEATR, from the coding sequence GTGGAGCGCTATCTGGGCGCGGACGACGTATCCGCGCTGGCCGCGGGAGCAGGTCTGCTGGGTTCCGGCGGCGGCGGGGACGTCGCCGTCGGGGCCCGGCTTTTGCGGCATGCGCTCCAAAGCAGAGGGCGCGCCCGCCTGGTGGCGGCCGGTGATTTGCCGCCGGACATGGTGGTGGTCCATGTCGGGCTCGCCGGGGCGCCGGACGTCGTCGCGGAGCGGCCACCGGGCGGGGAAGACTTTGCCAACGCTGTTACCGCGCTGGCAGGTGCCCTGCGCCAACGCGTTGGTGCCATTGGCGTGATCGAAATTGGCGGGCTGAACGCCCTTATCCCTTTGGTTGCCGCGCAAGTGCTCGGGCTTCCCGTGGTGGACGGCGACCTCATGGGCCGGGCTTTCCCCCGGATCAGCCAGACAACCCTCGCCGCCGCAGGCCACCCGGCCACGCCCATGGCAGTGGTGGGGCCGGCTGGAGACTCCGTCATTATTGAATCCGCTTCCATCGATGCGGCGGACCGGATCATGCGCGCCAACGTTGCCGCCCTCGGTGGGGCCGCCGCGGTGGCTCTCTACCCGTGCCGGGCCGGCACCTTGGCAGCACTCGGCCTCCCCGGCTCGCTCAGCGGCTGCCTTGCCCTTGGGCAGGCCCTGGTTGCCTCGGCCGGACTTAGCGTTTCGCAGCTCGCCAAGCGGCTGGGTGGCGAGCTGCTGTGCGAGGGCAGGGTGGACGAGATCCGGCCCCGGCGCGGCGACCTCCCCGGCAGCCTCACGCTCACTGATCGCTCAGCCGGGCACATCCTGAGGCTGGACATGCTCGACGAATACCTGAACGTGGCCATCGACGGCGTTTCCCGAGCGTCCGCACCCGACGTCCTGGCGGTGCTGGACCCCGTGACCTTTGTTCCCGTTCCGCCGGACAGGCTCCGTTCGGGACAATCCATCGCCCTGCTGCGGCTCCCGCCGATTCCGGGTTGGCCGGACGGTGTTGAAGGACTGATCGGACTCACCGCTTTCGGGATCGACGCCGGCCAGCCGGAGGCCACCCGATGA
- a CDS encoding DUF917 domain-containing protein, with protein sequence MREIDETQMSDIARGAAVLGTGGGGDPYVGRLLAEQALRQHGPVTLLDVDELPDDAVVVPVALMGAPTVMLEKMPAGDEATNALRAVAQLIGKRVTHTVSIEAGGLNSVTPFIAAAELGLPLVDADAMGRAFPELQMVLPTLSGVHASPMTMADERGNAITLQTVDNAWAERLARAITVEMGCTAAVSLYVLTGRQIKELMVPGTITLCERLGTGIREAREQHRDPVAVATELLRGKKLFTGKIVDIQRKTEAGFARGEAHLDGVGEDLGSRFELAFQNEHLVARHDGEVVASVPDLICVLDTDSGEPVTTEMLRYGVRVTVLAAPCDPRWRTDAALELVGPGYFGYDHEYVPIA encoded by the coding sequence ATGCGTGAAATTGATGAAACCCAAATGTCGGACATCGCCCGCGGAGCCGCGGTGCTGGGCACGGGCGGCGGCGGCGATCCCTATGTGGGCCGTCTCCTGGCCGAACAGGCACTGCGCCAGCACGGTCCGGTGACCCTGCTCGACGTCGACGAGTTGCCGGACGACGCCGTCGTCGTCCCTGTTGCCCTCATGGGCGCTCCCACCGTGATGCTGGAGAAAATGCCAGCAGGCGACGAAGCAACCAACGCCCTCCGCGCCGTCGCGCAGCTGATCGGCAAGCGCGTCACGCACACCGTGTCCATCGAGGCTGGCGGCCTGAACTCCGTGACTCCCTTTATTGCCGCGGCAGAACTGGGTTTGCCCCTGGTTGACGCCGATGCCATGGGCCGAGCCTTCCCCGAGCTCCAGATGGTCCTGCCCACGCTCAGCGGCGTTCATGCCAGCCCCATGACCATGGCGGACGAACGCGGCAACGCGATTACCTTGCAGACCGTTGACAATGCCTGGGCCGAGCGCTTGGCCCGCGCAATCACAGTGGAGATGGGCTGCACGGCCGCCGTCAGCCTTTATGTTTTGACCGGTAGGCAAATCAAGGAGCTCATGGTTCCCGGAACCATCACTTTGTGCGAACGGCTGGGAACCGGAATCCGAGAAGCCCGCGAGCAGCACCGGGATCCCGTCGCGGTGGCCACGGAGCTGCTGCGCGGCAAGAAGCTGTTCACCGGCAAGATCGTGGACATCCAGCGCAAGACGGAGGCCGGTTTCGCACGAGGCGAGGCACACTTGGATGGCGTTGGCGAGGACCTAGGCTCGCGCTTCGAACTCGCCTTCCAAAACGAACACCTCGTGGCGCGGCACGACGGCGAAGTGGTAGCCAGCGTCCCGGATCTCATCTGTGTCCTGGACACGGATTCCGGCGAACCAGTCACCACGGAGATGCTCCGCTACGGTGTCCGGGTCACGGTCCTCGCTGCCCCGTGCGACCCCCGCTGGCGCACCGATGCGGCGCTCGAACTAGTGGGACCGGGCTACTTCGGTTACGACCACGAGTACGTGCCAATCGCCTGA
- a CDS encoding hydantoinase/oxoprolinase family protein, giving the protein MRIGIDVGGTNTDAVLMNGSSVLAATKTHTTEDVTSGIVSALRQLREAASFDPADVVAVMIGTTHFINALVEGKNLTPTAAIRFGLPATRALPPLVDWPRRLVDVLGGHSYLCHGGHEYDGRQISPFDEREFREVLDKVADAGARSIALSSVFSPINAEFELRAAQIVDSEYPELSVSLSHEIGRMGLLGRENATIINAALRDLADHVTSGLSRTVAEAGISAPVYLSQNDGTLMDIDYARRYPVATFASGPTNSMRGAAFLSGEQDCAVVDVGGTTTDVGILQSGFPREASTDVAVAGVQTNFRMPDVLSIGIGGGSLVRSFDGKVEVGPGSVGYALTERALLFGGDTLTATDVAAAAGLIQLGDKDRVAGLDPAMVRAALESIATRTAETVDRMRTSAEPVPVVVVGGGGFLVPDNLAGASAVLRPEHGSVANAIGAAIAQVGGEVDRVFSVDPGSRDSVLDAARQEATDRAIAAGARPDSVSIVDIEEVPLAYLPGNATRIRVKAVGNLALGGNNA; this is encoded by the coding sequence ATGCGCATCGGCATAGACGTCGGCGGCACCAATACCGACGCCGTCCTCATGAATGGCAGCAGCGTCCTGGCTGCCACCAAGACCCACACCACCGAAGACGTCACCAGCGGAATCGTCAGCGCCCTGCGGCAACTCCGAGAAGCGGCCAGCTTCGATCCCGCCGACGTAGTTGCCGTCATGATCGGCACGACGCACTTCATCAACGCACTCGTGGAGGGCAAGAACCTGACCCCGACGGCGGCCATCCGCTTCGGACTTCCGGCTACCCGGGCTCTGCCGCCCCTGGTGGACTGGCCGCGCCGCTTGGTGGATGTCCTCGGCGGACACAGCTACCTCTGTCACGGCGGCCACGAGTACGACGGCCGCCAGATCAGCCCCTTCGACGAGCGCGAGTTCCGGGAAGTCCTGGACAAGGTCGCGGATGCGGGGGCCCGCTCCATCGCCCTGTCCTCGGTGTTTTCCCCCATCAATGCCGAGTTCGAGCTGCGGGCAGCACAGATCGTGGACAGCGAATACCCGGAACTGTCCGTCAGCCTCTCCCACGAGATCGGACGGATGGGCCTGCTCGGCCGCGAGAATGCCACCATCATCAACGCGGCACTCCGCGACCTTGCGGATCACGTCACGTCGGGCCTGAGCCGCACCGTTGCCGAAGCCGGCATCAGCGCTCCGGTATACCTCAGCCAGAACGATGGCACCCTGATGGACATCGACTACGCCCGCAGGTACCCGGTGGCCACGTTCGCGTCCGGTCCCACCAACTCCATGCGCGGGGCCGCGTTCCTCTCCGGTGAGCAGGACTGCGCGGTGGTCGACGTCGGCGGCACCACGACCGACGTCGGCATCCTCCAGTCAGGCTTCCCCCGCGAGGCGTCCACCGACGTCGCAGTCGCGGGGGTCCAGACGAACTTCCGCATGCCTGACGTGCTGTCCATTGGCATCGGCGGCGGCAGCCTGGTCCGTTCGTTCGACGGAAAGGTCGAAGTGGGTCCGGGCAGCGTCGGCTACGCGCTGACCGAACGGGCCCTGCTATTCGGCGGAGACACCCTGACGGCCACCGACGTTGCCGCGGCCGCTGGCCTGATCCAGCTCGGCGACAAGGACCGCGTGGCAGGGCTTGACCCCGCAATGGTGCGGGCCGCCTTGGAAAGCATCGCTACGCGGACTGCTGAAACCGTTGACCGCATGCGGACGTCGGCCGAACCTGTGCCCGTGGTGGTCGTCGGCGGCGGTGGCTTCCTCGTTCCGGACAACCTGGCCGGTGCCTCGGCAGTCCTGCGGCCCGAGCATGGTTCCGTTGCCAATGCGATTGGTGCGGCTATTGCGCAGGTGGGCGGCGAAGTCGACCGGGTGTTCTCCGTGGATCCCGGCAGCCGCGATTCAGTGCTCGACGCCGCGCGGCAGGAAGCCACCGACCGTGCCATCGCCGCCGGTGCACGCCCCGATTCGGTCTCGATCGTGGACATCGAAGAAGTTCCCCTGGCGTACTTGCCCGGCAACGCCACGCGTATCCGGGTCAAGGCAGTCGGCAACCTGGCTCTTGGAGGCAACAATGCGTGA